A stretch of Henckelia pumila isolate YLH828 chromosome 4, ASM3356847v2, whole genome shotgun sequence DNA encodes these proteins:
- the LOC140860411 gene encoding phospholipase A1-IIdelta-like, producing the protein MGTELHPTWDQLLGSGDWDGLVEPLHPDLRNLVLRCSNFSQATLDAFNTDEGSKYTGSSRYGKEGFFDKVVLDSASDYEVKAFLYSASDLGPLSVFVNHKVPGSWDLYSNMIGFIAVTTDDVSKALERREIYVAWRGTVTGMEWLNDLDIGLASAKELVPTELDPRKVPKIMHGWLNIYHSKNSDSKFIGLSPREQLQKHIDKLINDDYKKENLSIIVTGHSLGASLATLSAFDLVENVINKDIRVAAICSASPHVGDQVFVDRVKMYPNLKVFRTFNTNDKVPLVPQTFLLEYKAVGVELKVDNKISPYLKSNMSDVHNLQGVMHVVAGYNGKDKPFELIEGWSYALANKEMTLANLEFLCFLNSDYAKKQ; encoded by the exons ATGGGTACAGAGCTCCACCCTACATGGGACCAACTACTGGGGAGCGGTGACTGGGATGGACTTGTGGAGCCACTGCACCCGGACCTCCGCAACCTAGTCCTCCGCTGCAGCAACTTCAGCCAAGCAACCCTGGACGCCTTCAACACCGACGAAGGCTCCAAGTACACCGGCAGCAGCAGATATGGCAAGGAAGGTTTTTTTGACAAAGTGGTGCTTGACTCGGCTTCTGATTATGAGGTTAAAGCTTTTCTGTATTCCGCCTCTGATCTCGGCCCTCTGTCGGTGTTTGTAAACCACAAGGTCCCCGGTTCTTGGGACTTGTATTCCAACATGATCGGCTTCATTGCTGTCACCACCGATGATGTTAGCAAGGCCTTGGAACGCCGAGAAATCTACGTCGCATGGCGTGGCACTGTCACAGGCATGGAGTGGCTCAATGACCTTGATATTGG CCTTGCGTCTGCCAAAGAATTGGTACCTACTGAACTTGACCCAAGAAAGGTGCCTAAAATCATGCATGGTTGGCTAAACATCTACCATTCCAAAAATTCAGATTCGAAATTCATCGGATTATCTCCAAGAGAACAGCTGCAGAAACATATCGACAAACTGATAAACGACGACTATAAGAAGGAAAACTTGAGCATTATAGTGACAGGGCATAGTCTTGGCGCTAGTTTAGCAACATTATCTGCTTTCGATCTGGTCGAAAATGTGATTAATAAAGATATCCGGGTTGCGGCCATCTGCTCTGCTAGTCCTCATGTGGGGGATCAGGTTTTCGTGGACAGAGTGAAAATGTATCCGAATCTGAAAGTTTTTCGCACCTTCAACACAAACGATAAAGTTCCTTTGGTTCCACAAACATTTTTATTAGAGTACAAAGCCGTTGGAGTAGAGCTGAAAGTTGATAACAAGATATCTCCATATCTGAAGAGCAACATGTCTGACGTGCATAATTTGCAGGGGGTGATGCACGTGGTGGCGGGTTATAATGGGAAGGACAAGCCATTTGAATTGATCGAGGGATGGAGCTACGCGTTGGCGAATAAGGAGATGACCTTAGCTAATTTGGAGTTTTTATGTTTCTTGAATTCAGATTATGCAAAAAAACAATAA